GGAGAACAAGGTGAGGAGTCCTGCAAAGGCGCCGCCGACGACTCCGCACAGGACGAGGAGCGCGAGGTAGTCAGTCAGTAACGGCAGTGCGACCATGCGGTCCGCGACGGAGTATGCATCGAGGAGGCCGACGTCGTCCGCGGCACCGCCGATCAACCACGGCAGATAGCCGACAAGCCACCAGGCCAGTGCCGATGCGGGTGCGATGACCGTTACCGGGACAACGGGTTTGCGCATGGGTCTCCCTCTCGAAGGCGACGTTTCGCAGTCAGTCTCCGCCGCAGAGGACAGCCGCGTCATGAGCGTCCGTACTCAGATTCACGGAGCATATGTCGTGTACGAGAAGCCCGTCGCGGGATCGTTGATCGCATCCAGCGCGGCGAGGTCGTCTGCAGTCGGCTCCCACGAGCCGGCGCGTACGTTCGACTCGATCTGCTCGGGCCGAGTCGCGCCGGCGATCACACTCGCGACGCTCGGCTGCGCGGCGAGGCCGCCGATCGCTACGTCGAGGATCCCGATACCTCGCTCCTTCGCGTACGCCTCCAGCGGCTCGATGCGGTCGAAGTCGGCGCTGTCGAGTCGTGCACTCTGCTCCTCCAGCCGGGAGCCGCTCGGCGCGGAGCTGCCGCGGGAGTACTTGCCCGTCAGCAGGCCGTACGCGAGCGGGAAGTACGGCAGGACGCTGACGCCGATCTGCTCTGCCGCGGGTACGAGCTCGAGCTCGGCGGTGCGGTTGTAGAGGGAGTACTCGTTCTGTGCGGACACGAAGCGCTGCGTGCCGGCAGTACGCGCCGTCCAGTCGGCCTCGATCAGCTGCCACGCGGTGAAGTTCGAGCAGCCGAGGTAGCGCACCTTGCCCTCGGTGACGAAGTCGCTCATCGCCTCGAGAGTCTCCTCGATCGGCGTCACGAGGTCCGGCGTGTGCAGCTGGTACAGGTCGATGTGATCGGTGCCGAGCCGACGCAGGCTTGCCTCGACGGCACGGCGGGCGTACCGGCGTGACGCCCGAGCGCCCCAGTCCGGGCCGTTGCTCCCGCGCATGTCCATACCGAACTTCGTCGCCACCACGACGTCATCGCGCCGCGAGCCGAGCGCCTTGCCGAGCATCGTCTCGCTCTCACCGGTCGCGTAGGTGTCGGCCGTGTCGAACAGCGTGATCCCCGCGTCGATCGCGCTCGAGACGACGTTCGTCGTCTGCGCTTGGTCGATACGCGCGCCGAACGCATTGCAGCCGACGCCGACCACGGACACCATCAGGCCGCTGTCACCCAGCGGGCGGTAACGCATGTCAGTCATGCGGTCAGGCTATGCGGCGCCGCGACGGTCTACGTCGTCGCCATCCGGCGGCGCAGCATTCGGCGCACCAGCAGGGCGATGGCAGCGAGCGGAATGCCGAAGGCGACCAGGAAGGGGAGAATTGCGCCCGCGACGGTCGCCACTGCGGTCCAGGCCGTCTGCAGGCCGGACCAGCCCGCGCCGAGACCGGCGAGGAAGCCTGCTTCGTCTGTGTCCTCGGCGACCGGCTCGTCCTTGACCATCGGCCGGATGGACACGTCGATGGTCGCCGTGGTCGTACGCTGGGTGAGCGACTTCTGCTGCGCCTGCAGCGATTCCAGGTCGGCCTGTCGCTTGCCGAGGACGGACTCGAGGCGGATCACGTCGCCGAGCTTCTCGGCGCGTCCGAGCAGCAGCCGGATTCGACGCAGGCTCGACTTCGCGTTGTCGATGCGGCTGTCGACGTCGACCAGCTCCTCGGTCACATCCTTCGCCGTCTGCTCACGGGAGATGACGGTTCCTGCGCCGCCTGCCGACGTCATCGCTTCGTCGAACCGATCCGTGGGTACGACGAGCTCGAGCTGGACGCGGTCGAAGCCGCCGTCCTTGCGGGTCGTGGATCGTTCATCGGCGATGTACCCGCCGAGCCCCTTGATCTTGCCGATGACGTCCTCGCGGGCGTCGGCGACGTTCTTGCTCGAGATCCGAAGGCGGCCGTTCCGTTCGATCGCACGGTCCTGCAGCGCGACCGTCGACAGGTGGTCCTGCTGGTCCTGGGTACGACCGGCCGCCGCATTGTCGGCCGACTCGGCGGCGGCGCCACCGTCGTCGCTCTGGGCGGACGTCGATGCGACCCCCGATTCGTCGTCCCCGTCGCTCGCGCATCCCATCAGGGCGACGAGGGCGATACACATTCCGATGGCCACTCGCACGCTCGTATACCGGCCACCGCGGCTAAGACGTCCCCACATGTCGGCTCCCTGTCGGCTCGAAGGTCGGAGATCGGACGTACGAGCGCGGTGAGCGGTTCCGTCATGTCGGGCTTCTCTGAGTCATGAACCACATCCGGGCACGGAACAACGAACGGTGGCCGGTCGTTTTCGCAGCGTTGGAGACGCAAGTGAGGGAGTGGGATGACAGACCGGCAGAAGCGCAACGACGTCGTGCTTGCCGTCGTACGTGTGGTGCTGGGCGTCGTGTTCGTGATGCACGGCTGGCAGAAGTACGACACGATCACGATCGACGGCGTCGAGTCGATGTTCGACGGGATGGGTGTTCCGTTCCCGTACGCAGCCGCCGTCGGGGTGACGATGTTGGAGCTCGCCGGCGGTGTCGCGCTCGTACTCGGCGTGCTCACCCGGCCGCTGGCTGTGCTCTTCGCGCTGAACATGGCCGGAGCCGTGTACTTCGCCCACTGGGAATCCGGCTTCTACGTCAACGAGGGCGGCTATGAGCTGGTGCTCGTACTCGGTGTCGTGAGCGCGATGTTCGCGGCGATCGGCGGCGGCCGCTACAGCGTCGACCGCTGGCTGGAGAACGGGCGTACGCGCGTCTCGTCGATGACCGGCTGATTTCGGTCAGGACGGTTCAGACGCCGCGCGAGCCGTCGGCCAGCTCGCGCAGGATGTCGAGGTGCCCGTTGTGGCGTGCGGTCTCCTCGACCAGGTGGTTGAGGATCCAGCGCAGGTTGGGGTGCAGGTCACGTGACGGGCGTACGGCCGCCTGGTCGAGGTCGACGTCGGCGACCAACTCGTCACAGCGCTGGATCTGCGCGCGGTACGCCGCGATCACCTCGTCGGCGGTCATCGAGAGTCCCTGCGTCATCTCGCCGTCGGGGTCCTCCTTCGTCCACGGTCCGAGGTCCTCGCCGCCGAGGAACCTGGTCTCGATCCAGTCGAACTCCACCCATCGCAGGTGGTTGAGCAGCGATGCGGGGTTGGTGAGCGGCGAGGTCGCGATCGGTGCGGCCACGACCTGCTCGTCATCGAGGCCCTCGACTTTGGCGATGGCGGTCTCGCGTACGAAGGTCAGCATGGTCTGGAGGACGGAGCGCTCGTCCAGCGCCGGGGGAGTGTCGGTACGAGTCATGCGCACACCCTCTCGTGTACGCCGCTCGGCGTCGAGTCAGTATCGCGGTGCACAATGAAATCGTGAGCGAACCACTGGTGTTGGGCATCGAGTCGTCGTGCGACGAGACGGGTGTCGGCATCGTGCGCGGCACCGAGCTGCTGGCGAACGCCGTCGCGAGCAGCGTCGACGAGCACGTGCGTTTCGGTGGCGTCGTACCCGAGGTCGCGAGCCGAGCGCACCTCCAGGCGATGGTGCCGATGCTGGAGAAGGCGCAGGCCGACGCGGGAGTGGGCATCGACGAGGTCGACGCGATCGCGGTGACGAGCGGCCCCGGCCTGACCGGCGCGCTGCTGGTCGGTGTCGCAGCCGCGAAGGCCATCGCGCTTGCGTACGACAAGCCGCTCTACGGCGTCAATCACCTCGTCGGCCATGTTGCGGTCGACCAGCTCGAACACGGACGCCTTCCGACGCCGTGCGTCGCCTTGCTCGTGAGTGGCGGGCACACCTCGCTGCTGTTGGTCAACGACATCGCTACCGACGTACGCCTGCTCGGCGAGACGATGGACGATGCGGCGGGCGAGGCGTACGACAAGGTCGCTCGACTGATCGGGCTGCCATACCCCGGCGGGCCGCACATCGACAAGGCGGCGGCCGCAGGCGATCCGAAGGCGATCGCGTTCCCGCGCGGGCTGACGGCGCCGAAGGACCGCGAGCGATATCGGTTCGACTTCTCCTTCTCCGGGCTCAAGAGTGCGGTCGCGCGGTGGGTCGAGGCACGTGAGGGGTCCGCAGACGACCTGCCGGTAGCCGATATCTGTGCGTCGTTCCAGGAGTCAGTGTGCGATGTGCTCACCGCCAAGGCCGTCGACGCGTGCGTCGCCAACGGTGCGAAGCAGCTGGTCATCGGCGGCGGCGTCGCCGCCAACGGTCGTCTGCGTGCTCTTGCCGAGGAGCGCGCCGCGGCCGCCGGCGTCGAGGTCCGCGTACCTCGACCCGCGCTGTGCACCGACAACGGTGCGATGATCGCCGCGGTCGGTGCGGAGGTCGTACGAAGCGGGCTGCCACCGTCGTCGCTGTCCATTGCGGCCGACTCTTCGATGCCCGTGACAACGGTCGTCGCCTAACCCGTTGGTGCGCCGGGGAGGCGAGCATCACCTGCGATGAACGTCTATGACTTCCCGCCGATCGAAGCACTCATCCTGGCCGCCTACTGGATGGTCACCAACCTGGCCGAGCTCCTGCAACCGTTGGCGGGCGCATCGAGTGCGGCCGTCGCGATCGTGCTCCTCACCGTCGGGGTACGCGTACTCCTGATCCCGGTCGGCAGATCGCAGGTCAAGGCCGGCATCACCAGGCGGAGACTCGCTCCCCAGATCGCCGAACTGCGTCGCAAGCACGGTAAGAGCCCCGAGCGGCTGCAGCGCGAGGTCATGGACCTGTACGCGAGGGAGAAGGCCTCACCGCTCGCAGGCTGTCTGCCGATGCTTGCGCAGATGCCGGTCCTGATGGCTGTGTACGGCCTGTTCATCCAATCCACGATCGGCGACCATCCCAACGAGCTGCTCGGGCACACGCTGCTGGGAATCCCGCTGGATGTCGGCTTCGTCGGCCAGCTGAGCTCAGGTGCCCTG
The sequence above is drawn from the Nocardioidaceae bacterium SCSIO 66511 genome and encodes:
- a CDS encoding aldo/keto reductase, which codes for MTDMRYRPLGDSGLMVSVVGVGCNAFGARIDQAQTTNVVSSAIDAGITLFDTADTYATGESETMLGKALGSRRDDVVVATKFGMDMRGSNGPDWGARASRRYARRAVEASLRRLGTDHIDLYQLHTPDLVTPIEETLEAMSDFVTEGKVRYLGCSNFTAWQLIEADWTARTAGTQRFVSAQNEYSLYNRTAELELVPAAEQIGVSVLPYFPLAYGLLTGKYSRGSSAPSGSRLEEQSARLDSADFDRIEPLEAYAKERGIGILDVAIGGLAAQPSVASVIAGATRPEQIESNVRAGSWEPTADDLAALDAINDPATGFSYTTYAP
- a CDS encoding DUF4349 domain-containing protein, producing the protein MAIGMCIALVALMGCASDGDDESGVASTSAQSDDGGAAAESADNAAAGRTQDQQDHLSTVALQDRAIERNGRLRISSKNVADAREDVIGKIKGLGGYIADERSTTRKDGGFDRVQLELVVPTDRFDEAMTSAGGAGTVISREQTAKDVTEELVDVDSRIDNAKSSLRRIRLLLGRAEKLGDVIRLESVLGKRQADLESLQAQQKSLTQRTTTATIDVSIRPMVKDEPVAEDTDEAGFLAGLGAGWSGLQTAWTAVATVAGAILPFLVAFGIPLAAIALLVRRMLRRRMATT
- a CDS encoding DoxX family protein codes for the protein MTDRQKRNDVVLAVVRVVLGVVFVMHGWQKYDTITIDGVESMFDGMGVPFPYAAAVGVTMLELAGGVALVLGVLTRPLAVLFALNMAGAVYFAHWESGFYVNEGGYELVLVLGVVSAMFAAIGGGRYSVDRWLENGRTRVSSMTG
- a CDS encoding DinB family protein, which gives rise to MTRTDTPPALDERSVLQTMLTFVRETAIAKVEGLDDEQVVAAPIATSPLTNPASLLNHLRWVEFDWIETRFLGGEDLGPWTKEDPDGEMTQGLSMTADEVIAAYRAQIQRCDELVADVDLDQAAVRPSRDLHPNLRWILNHLVEETARHNGHLDILRELADGSRGV
- the tsaD gene encoding tRNA (adenosine(37)-N6)-threonylcarbamoyltransferase complex transferase subunit TsaD, with the protein product MSEPLVLGIESSCDETGVGIVRGTELLANAVASSVDEHVRFGGVVPEVASRAHLQAMVPMLEKAQADAGVGIDEVDAIAVTSGPGLTGALLVGVAAAKAIALAYDKPLYGVNHLVGHVAVDQLEHGRLPTPCVALLVSGGHTSLLLVNDIATDVRLLGETMDDAAGEAYDKVARLIGLPYPGGPHIDKAAAAGDPKAIAFPRGLTAPKDRERYRFDFSFSGLKSAVARWVEAREGSADDLPVADICASFQESVCDVLTAKAVDACVANGAKQLVIGGGVAANGRLRALAEERAAAAGVEVRVPRPALCTDNGAMIAAVGAEVVRSGLPPSSLSIAADSSMPVTTVVA
- a CDS encoding membrane protein insertase YidC gives rise to the protein MNVYDFPPIEALILAAYWMVTNLAELLQPLAGASSAAVAIVLLTVGVRVLLIPVGRSQVKAGITRRRLAPQIAELRRKHGKSPERLQREVMDLYAREKASPLAGCLPMLAQMPVLMAVYGLFIQSTIGDHPNELLGHTLLGIPLDVGFVGQLSSGALTWQSGAVFLAIVLVVAVVAQVSRRVLMSPGPDETAAQPSGPALGGLTQALSFMPFMTAVIAAFVPLAAGLYLMTTTAWTFAERVVLTHFLGAS